The region AAATATGGAACCATAGAGATAATGCCTCCAAATTTTCAACATGAACACCACCGCAATCAACTCCAAATCATGAGTAGGATAGTTTATCTCATGAATCCTCAACTTTCGtgaagcataagccacaaccttTCCATCTTGCATTAGCACACCACCTAAACTCATCAACAACacatcacaatacacaacaaatGGTTCATTCAGTTTAGGTAAAAATCCAAACTGGAGTTgtagtcaaccttttcttcaCCTCTACGGAACTGCTCTCACAACGAACGTCCCACACAAACGGTTTACCTTTTCAGGTCAATTGAGTTAATAGAAATGCCAACTTGGAAAAGCCTTCAATAAACATGCATTAATAACTAGCCAAGCCAAAAAATATTCTAATCTATGTCACTGACTTTGGAGCCTCCCTTTATAGAACTGCATCTACCTTGGATGGATCCACAACAATACCACCACCTGAAATAAATTGACCAAGAAAGATAACCTCTTTATAACCAGAATTCACACTTCGACAACTTAACATAaagcttcttctccttcaacACTTGTAATACAACTCGCAAATGCTCAACATATTCTTCTTCTGATTTAGAATAGAtcaaaatgtcatcaataaatacctcaacaaaaagatccaagtAAGTATGAAAGATAtgattcatgtactccataaatactccgGGTGCATTAGAAACACCAAACGACAACACCGGATACTCATATTGTCCATATTGAATTCTAAAAGACATCTTCTGTGCATCTTCATCCTTCACTCTGATTTGGTGGTAACCtgacctcaaatcaatttttcTAAACACACGTGCACCCACCAACTGATCTATCAAGTCATCTATTCTCGaaagtggatacttgttcttaatcgtcactttattcaattaCCTGTAATCCACAGAAAACCTTATGCTATTGTGTTTCTTCTTTACCAACAACACCGGAGCTCCCCAAGGCGACACACTTGGTCTCACAAATCTCTTCTCTAGCAGATCTTCTAATTGTTTCTTCAACTCTGCTAACTCCTATGTATACATCCTATATGGTGCCATAGAAACAGGTATAGTACCAGGGACAAGATCAATAGAAAACTCCACCTCTCTCTCTGGCGGTACATCTGAAATGTCATCTAGAAACACCTCTAAAAAATCCCGCACTACCTGTAATTCATCAATCACCGCCCGACGTTTAGAAGATAACACCACGAACAGCGCAAACACCTGAGCTTCCTCTTCCAAAAGCTCCTTCAACCCTCTAGCAGACAAGAAACCAACTTCTTCTTCCTCACCAAGAGTAAGAAACCACACCAACTTGTTATAACAATTGATATTAACATGATTGAACTCTAACCAGTTCATCCCCAAGATAACATCAAGATTCTCCAATGGTAAGAAAATAAGATCAATGCCAAAATCTTTATCAAGGATTAacaaaggacaattcaaacaaactgaagtagtagtcaccGGACCCTTAACAGGAGTTTCGATAACCATTTCTCCATTCATATAAGACACAACAAGGCCTAGTCGTTTCACACAGTCAATAACAATAAAAGGAGGAGTAACACCAGTATCGATAATAGTAATCAAAGGCGTATTATTAATGTAACATATACCTCTGATTAACCTGTCATCACTGGAAGTCTAAGTCCCTGTCAGAACGAACACATTTCctccatttgaagcttgcttaGGCTTTGGGAAATGAGTGCTAATATGTTTAGGTTCACCATAGTTGTAGCATGTCACCATGTTCTCTTTGCAATCAGCAACCAGATGTCCTAACTTCCCATACTTGCAACACTTCTTCATATCACTCTTGCACTCACTAACACGATGACCCAGCTCACCGCACCTATAGCACTTAAGAGGAGTAGGAGCATCTCCCCCACTTAGCCTCTTACCATCAGCAGGTCTCTGTTTACCTTTATCAGCTGGAGCATTATATGGCTTCCTACAATTCAGAATATGCTTTCCTCTTCTCTCGCTCAACCCCTTGTAGTGAGTCGACCGAGCCTTACTATCATCCTCATAAATTCTACAGTTGTTCACCAACTCTGAAAACCTCTTGATCTGTTAGTATCCAATCACCTGCTTAATTTCAGGACACAAACCATTCTCAAATTCGATACACTTCGATAACTCAACAGTAGCCTCACTGTAATGAAGGTACAACTTAGCAAGTTCCACAAATTTGGaagcatactcagtaaccgaaAAGTTACCTTGCTTCAACTCTAGAAACTCAATCTCCTTCTTCCCACGAACATTCTCAGGAAAGTACTTTCTCAGATTTCCCCTGCAGAACACAACCCAAGTTACAACTTCAGTTGCAACATCCAACACCTGACGAGTGTTGACCCACCAGTCATCGACTTCCTCG is a window of Lathyrus oleraceus cultivar Zhongwan6 chromosome 6, CAAS_Psat_ZW6_1.0, whole genome shotgun sequence DNA encoding:
- the LOC127095347 gene encoding uncharacterized protein LOC127095347, which codes for MDFSEAQKVRFGSHMLAEEVDDWWVNTRQVLDVATEVVTWVVFCRGNLRKYFPENVRGKKEIEFLELKQGNFSVTEYASKFVELAKLYLHYSEIKRFSELVNNCRIYEDDSKARSTHYKGLSERRGKHILNCRKPYNAPADKGKQRPADGKRLSGGDAPTPLKCYRCGELGHRVSECKSDMKKCCKYGKLGHLVADCKENMVTCYNYGEPKHISTHFPKPKQASNGGNVFVLTGT
- the LOC127095346 gene encoding uncharacterized protein LOC127095346 — its product is MNGEMVIETPVKGPVTTTSVCLNCPLLILDKDFGIDLIFLPLENLDVILGMNWLEFNHVNINCYNKLVWFLTLGEEEEVGFLSARGLKELLEEEAQVFALFVVLSSKRRAVIDELQVVRDFLEVFLDDISDVPPEREVEFSIDLVPGGVLMQDGKVVAYASRKLRIHEINYPTHDLELIAVVFMLKIWRHYLYGSIFEVFSDHKGLKYLFDQRELNMR